A portion of the Agelaius phoeniceus isolate bAgePho1 chromosome 29, bAgePho1.hap1, whole genome shotgun sequence genome contains these proteins:
- the NFILZ gene encoding NFIL3 like protein has protein sequence MEHFLTTPSELVLQQGQAQLLLGKAGGHSRRKREFMPDDKKDTMYWEKRRKNNEAAKRSREKRRLNDVAMESQLAALSRENAVLRTELLSLKLRFGLLSPVPSPYQGHPLGLYLRGHRAASPLLGVEPFAGDSCCPAQKSFVPKVLEPAAFPCKTFSPSTNILGCDSKPIPMDTRGLQQPKRFEESFSPKRFEESFSPKRFDAPFSPSVCSPFLSYPCPDKHPFPCPWLGSACFLCPSPAMAEARKESSTVVSDEDDEQQVPKTSPVPSCSLPCPSEEQLKGRSFAALPHKLRIKSKALGTLEETGLDSH, from the coding sequence ATGGAGCACTTCCTAACCACTCCAAGcgagctggtgctgcagcagggccaggcccagctgctcctggggaaggCGGGCGGGCACTCCCGGCGGAAGAGGGAATTCATGCCAGATGACAAGAAGGACACCATGTACTGGGAGAAGAGGCGCAAGAACAACGAGGCCGCCAAGCGCTCGCGGGAGAAGCGGCGCCTCAACGACGTGGCCATGGAGAGCCAGCTGGCAGCGCTGAGCCGCGAGAACGCCGTGCTcaggacagagctgctctccctcAAGCTGCGCTTCGGGCTCCTCAGCCCCGTGCCCAGCCCCTACCAGGGCCACCCCCTCGGGCTCTACCTCAGGGGGCACCGGGCAGCCTCACCCCTGCTGGGTGTGGAGCCCTTTGCTGGTgactcctgctgccctgcccagaagAGTTTTGTGCCCAAGGTGCTGGAACCGGCTGCGTTTCCTTGCAAGACCTTCAGCCCTTCCACAAACATCCTCGGCTGCGACTCCAAACCCATTCCCATGGACACACGTGGCCTCCAGCAACCCAAAAGGTTTGAGGAATCCTTTAGCCCCAAAAGGTTTGAGGAATCCTTCAGCCCCAAAAGGTTTGATGCACCCTTCAGCCCCTCAGTTTGCTCCCCATTCCTCAGCTACCCCTGCCCAGACAAAcaccccttcccctgcccttgGCTGGGCAGCGCCTGCTTCTTGTGCCCATCGCCCGCCATGGCCGAGGCCAGGAAGGAGAGCAGCACCGTGGTGTCGGATGAAGATGACGAGCAACAAGTGCCCAAAACTtctcctgtgccctcctgcagcctgccctgcccctcgGAAGAGCAGCTGAAGGGCCGGAGCTTTGCTGCTCTCCCACACAAGCTCCGGATTAAAAGCAAAGCTCTGGGCACTctggaggagactgggctggacTCACACTGA